ccaacatctgatggctactttcagcaggataatgcgccatgtcataaagctggaatcaactcagactggtttcttgaacatgacaatgaggtcactgtactcaaatggcctccacagtcgccagatctcaatccagtagagcagtgatggcaaaccttttagagaccgagtgcccaaactacaacaaagacccgcttatttatcgcaaagtgccaacagaaatgtaatttgtgatttatactcccttctctgtcacagttttcattgataccagcccctgaggacaccaataaagcagaaaatagtcccaggtagtgctgtcactttaaaatagctctgtgcacagcaagtcctgggctgtctgggactgcaggaagatacctggagtcatctctggtgatggcctgagtgcccacagaaagggctctgagtgccacctctggcaccagtgccataggttagccatcactgcagtagagcatctttgggatgtggtggaacgggagatttgcatcatggatgtgcagccgacaaatctgtggcaactgtgtgatgccatcatgtcaatatggaccaaaatctttgaggaatacttccagcaccttgttgaatctataccacgaagaattgaggcagttctgaaggcaaaagggggtccaacccgttactagcatggtgtacctaataaagtggccggtgagtgtatattgtcatCATCTTCTTGTCATTACAAGAAGCGTTTGTGGTTTTACATTGGAATATTTTGGTCAGGGATTTTGGATCATTATTTGTGGCCAAATTCTGGAGTGGATCCTACAGTAAGTCTGATGAAAAGATTTATTCATCACTTGTATTTACtgatttattcatttaatttCTTTGGCTTCGAAATACAAACTGTAATATTAAGCAGAATACTTATCGTTTAAAAGAGATGGACACAAAAAGTTGTTGTTGCTTTTTAATGCAGAATCGGGAGCTACAAGTCCTTCCTTTATATTTTCTTATTCCCTGTTCTTTCCGACTCTTGGCTCAGAATAACGCACCGAAAActgcataaaaacaaaaatagtataatattttctttatacatagagtaattattttatattttattatacaaatttaTACTTGTGTTTGTCTTGGGTCTGAGTCTACATAAATCATACGATCTACTTCAGTAGCAGGTGAATTATTTTGGGATCACATTTGACCCTTTTAATGACACAAGAACACTTTGACAGACTTCTATAGAAATCAAACTAAAAACATTAGCTGCCAGGAGCTAAATTCTGTCCACACAGGGATTTCTCTAACCCTGTCACTTGTAATCTGATGCATTTGTCCTGCAAGTTCACCtatctatataactatatatacaattTCCAGATTAGAACCTGCTGTAGGTCCAGATTGTGctgtacaatgttttttttttccactttttttttgtatactaataggatttcctttaaaggaatttcTGAAACATTTGAACattgcgctatacaaataaaggatttcttgttattaattattaatttgtTGTTCAATACTACTTTTagtgtctatatatacacacacagttaaaAGCTATCTGTTTTAGTTAGTAGAGCCTTGGCCATCTCTGTACAATCCCATACACACATTGCTGAAAAAAATGATCCACAACAAAGAAGTGACATGAAATCAACATTTGTGATTGTAAGGTTGGACTCCTATGTCCAACTGTGTCAAAATAGCAGCATTATCTGCATTGGAAACAGGACATATGTAGACTTGTGGCTTATGCCTTGATGACATCCCAATTCTTGTTTCTTGCCACATCtactggggaaaggggggggggggatttgcaacagaacacctacatacacattagTTGAATGGCAGCCAAACCTGCTGACCATCCAATGTGAAGAAGTCGTCCTTGGAGGCTGCTAGGTTTTTCTGTTCTGCATAAACTTTAGGTTCATATGTTTATCTGTGTCTTCTCTTTCAGGGTTTCCTGTCATTCATGTGTGCTCCGCTCATTGGTGCTTTATCAGATGTATATGGGAGAAAGTCCTTCCTGCTTATTACAGTTTTCTTTACCTGTGCCCCTATCCCTTTAATGAGGATAAGTCCATGGTAAGTGAACAGCAATAAATCCCTTACACCACTGTGTACTGTATTTATCAGTGAAGAGATAATGTAAGTTATTGCAGTTCATGTGATGTGTGTCCCTTTCTCTCCTACAGGTGGTATTTTGCTATGATATCGGTGTCTGGAGCATTCTCTGTTACATTCTCTGTGATTTTTGCCTATGTTGCAGACATAACACAGGAACATGAAAGAAGCACAGCGTATGGATTGGTGAGTGAAACAGAATAAAATGATCATTTACTTTCTGCTGGTTTTATTTCCTGCATTATGTGATTATATTGTAACTTCCGCAAAGAGTAGAGGACATGCAGTATATAGGGCTTAAACGCATGACCAGGCACTGGCCGGATTTCATGGACCAAACGAATCCTGGTCGTGTGTTTTAACCCCATCTTGCGTGCCTTCTACTCTTCCAAGAAGTTACAAAAGAATCACAAAATGCAAGAACTAAAACAACCATGTGAAATCCTGCAATTACATGCTTCCTCATTCAAATAGACCAACCATGGTCGTCTATTTGAGCCCTAAGTTTAAGTGCatatcctagggcagtggtggcgaacctatggcacgggtgccagaggcggcactcaaagccctttttgGGGGCACCTGGGCCATggccccagcacaccaggcaagactcaaagaatcttcctgcagttccaagcaacttaaaagatgctgctttcagtcgtattttgatactgacttcgctacttgggactgtaggaagagggtgaattagacagggtcgaataatttttggagggcctcctgctggccccacgattttctgtatacagagggaaactggaaagaagataaaatgatgaaaatttaccatctttctactgttgctgtcctcaggaggccaatatgtttgaaagttgttgaacagggagcaataagttactgctttaatttttggttggcacctcgcgataaataagcggggttttgggttgcagtttgggcactcggcctctaaaagggtCGTCGTCGCTGTCCTAGGGTGTGTTCATAtgtttctggatctatgtagaTCTTGGAAATTTTTATAACTGTAAATAAGCaaattgtttattatgtttgtttgTAATTTTTCTGCATGTGCCTAAAGCATTTTTACATAATGATTCATAACAAACACATTTTTCTCAGATATGCAATTTATGTTCCTGTTATGATCAATACTAaagattatctgcctgaaaagaaggttttacttctttttttttttttttttctttttgggcgCAAATTGAGAAGTGTTGCTCTAGGTGTATTCTGTTCATGGTGTCATCTCCAGTAATAGGTGCCCTAGCAGCACATATGCACAAAAACTTGTGAAAAGGAGACCCACACTTTGAAAGCCTGAGTCTAGTAAAAGTTAAACGGCTATTTATTCGCCCATTTTTAATCAgtattgaataaataaataatggttTGTATCATTTTTAGACTGTAGACCCCTGAGATTGATCTGAGCCCTAGGGCAGGGGACAGTTTTCATGCTTTACTGTTGCAGAAAGATCAAAGGAATTGGTTCAGCTGGGGCTCTCTTTGCAACAAGTTGTTAAATTCGACTGAGAGGGGAGAGAATAGCTGATATAGTGGAATTCTGCGTTTTCACAGTCTTTATTACTAATATGAGACGACATAGTTATATATCCTCCATAAACTAAGCTGTAAGAGTTGTCTTCATTGaggtttttacttttttgtacacTTCTTATGTCTTTCTTTTTTACAGGTTTCTGCTACATTTGCAGCAAGTTTGGTTACAAGTCCAGCAATCGGTGCTTACATCTCCACATTTTACGGCGATAACTTAGTTGTTCTTCTGGCCACCGTAGTGGCACTGCTGGATATCTGCTTTATTTTATTGGTTGTGCCAGAATCTCTGAGGGACAAAATGAGGCCTAACTTCTGGGGAGCACAGATTTCCTGGGAACAAGCTGACCCATTTTCTGTAAGATTTGCTTAGTTTTATGCTTCTTCTGTATACTAAGCTAAGTACTTATACACATGATTTTTAGATCTAAACTATACAATAGTGTGAGCTTTAGGAAGTTTCCAGAGTCTTTTTGGAAATTGTCATTGGTGAGCAGGTATCATACTTCACCTCTCTGTAGAGCAGCACAAAAGCCTCCAGGCCTGATCAGCATTGTTTTAAACAACTCTGCAATATACTGTCATGTAGTTCAATATATTAGGAATACAGTAAGTCCAGTCGACATATGGTCCTTTATTTCCCTATATTATAGACAAAGCATTCTGTGATTTATTTGGTTACCTATTCCTCTCCTTGTGTGCAGTAGAAAGGATGCCGCAGAAGTCTTTTTATATTAGTAGTACTTGTGTACATCAGCCTATTAGTGGAATCTTTCTCTACTTCCAGCATCTAAGAGATGGTCTGTACATTAGGATTCTAACTCCTCAGTCAGGAAAAAGCTCTTCACCACTAATTGTGTGCAACTGGATAAATCTGTAGCAGTTCTAGACTAGTATTATCAAGCTCTGCACTGTCAAAGCCTGCGACACATTAATTAATTCCCCCATTGAGTGTATAGGGAGAATGTGATGTTACCCCTTCTTTATCCTAACACATGTCATCTGCGGtgctgtatacacatcacagtctTTTTATAATAGTCTGTATGTTCAGTTCTTCAGTTGTCCAAATCTCTGTTTGTTGCGAGTATAAGGAAATTTTTAGTTTACATCAATTCCACAGTGCTAATACAGCTCCTACCAGGTACTTCTCCATGTCTTCCAGGCCTGAATTTAAATAACATGTGCATAAGGGTTGCCCATGGAGCTTTGAATGACTATAGGCTGGTAATCAATGTGCCTGCCCTCATGAGATCACAGCTTCTTCCATGGAATTAACTTCATCTGAGACTGTGAGGGTCCTGTTACCATTGAATATGTGCAATGGTTCATAACCAACCTTCTATGTAGGTCATATCTGTAGCTTCTGTAAGAAAAACCTGGAATTTTCTCTTGTCACACTGTTAGATGTCCATTGTGATCTGATATGTTATAAAAGGATTCTTTGATATTATTCTAAATCTCATTTCCTTTTTCTTTCAGTCACTCAAAAAGATTGGGAAAGACACCACAGTACTTCTCATATGTATCACAGTTTTCTTTTCCTATTTGCCGGAAGCAGGGCAATATTCTAGCTTTTTTCTTTATCTCAAGCAGGTAAGTCTGTTACTCGTTATACATAAATTACATAGAATTATTTTCTAAAtggtaaaataaagataaaaatgtaattagTGTTTTTCCCTTATTAACACCATtgctatatttttgttttgtaatttttgttgCAGATCATTGGCTTCAACCAGGGCAGCATTGCAGCTTTCATAGCAGTGGTGGGGATTTTGTCTATTGTGGCTCAGGTATATACTTCCTTCTGATATGCAGCATCTACTCTAAAcatcctcctattatatacaacCACCAAAAGAACCAAAATAGATCAACATATTGgatgtataaaaataacaaaatataatggATGGAATGAATTGCAGGGCCAGGAGCTGAAAATACCACATAAAAATTATGTCTACTGAAAAAGTTTTTACTCTCTTCCCTTTCTGAACAAGGCGGTGTTCGCATCGTGAACACATTTAATAAATGTGCTATTTCCATAGCCTATTTCCTAGAGATTCTTTGGTTTACTGTGCTCTTCTATATTTAAAATTGCAGCAGACTATTTTCCACTTGGCAACTCGGCAAAAAAAAATCTGGTATCTCAAAAATTGGCCAAAATCAATGTGACCTGATCCTAGTTGTCAGTATTGCTTAAGTGGGTATATTTTTGTGAGTACTAAATATTCTATGCCTTTTCAGACTGTGTTCCTCAGCATACTAATGCGCTCCATCGGAAACAAAAATACTGTCCTCCTCGGACTTGGTTTTCAAATGTTCCAGCTGGCCTGGTATGGCTTTGGTTCACAGCCATGGTAAGTCCAGTCGGGGTTGCCTGGCACATTAGAAGCATTTACAAGTATTTCCACTGTTTGTTCATTATCATAATGAAAATACTACTTTTTAATGATGGAATTGTCTCTCTTGAGTTCACCTATATCAGGCGTATGAAGGATGGTGATAA
The DNA window shown above is from Engystomops pustulosus chromosome 1, aEngPut4.maternal, whole genome shotgun sequence and carries:
- the LOC140130243 gene encoding hippocampus abundant transcript-like protein 1 isoform X2 translates to MLVVLHETFPQHTFLMNGLIQGVKGFLSFMCAPLIGALSDVYGRKSFLLITVFFTCAPIPLMRISPWWYFAMISVSGAFSVTFSVIFAYVADITQEHERSTAYGLVSATFAASLVTSPAIGAYISTFYGDNLVVLLATVVALLDICFILLVVPESLRDKMRPNFWGAQISWEQADPFSSLKKIGKDTTVLLICITVFFSYLPEAGQYSSFFLYLKQIIGFNQGSIAAFIAVVGILSIVAQTVFLSILMRSIGNKNTVLLGLGFQMFQLAWYGFGSQPWMMWAAGAVAAMSSITFPAVSALISRCAESDQQGVAQGMVTGIRGLCNGLGPALYGFVFFLFHVELGGLVPVPSTDDKTTSKDTGEEGAVVPGPPFLFGAIAVLLAFLVALFIPEHSNHSKNLIGGKQGISGNSQTNNADRGGNEDIEPLLQDTSV
- the LOC140130243 gene encoding hippocampus abundant transcript-like protein 1 isoform X3, whose amino-acid sequence is MCAPLIGALSDVYGRKSFLLITVFFTCAPIPLMRISPWWYFAMISVSGAFSVTFSVIFAYVADITQEHERSTAYGLVSATFAASLVTSPAIGAYISTFYGDNLVVLLATVVALLDICFILLVVPESLRDKMRPNFWGAQISWEQADPFSSLKKIGKDTTVLLICITVFFSYLPEAGQYSSFFLYLKQIIGFNQGSIAAFIAVVGILSIVAQTVFLSILMRSIGNKNTVLLGLGFQMFQLAWYGFGSQPWMMWAAGAVAAMSSITFPAVSALISRCAESDQQGVAQGMVTGIRGLCNGLGPALYGFVFFLFHVELGGLVPVPSTDDKTTSKDTGEEGAVVPGPPFLFGAIAVLLAFLVALFIPEHSNHSKNLIGGKQGISGNSQTNNADRGGNEDIEPLLQDTSV
- the LOC140130243 gene encoding hippocampus abundant transcript-like protein 1 isoform X1, with product MQQGIGRPSVYHAVVVIFLEFFAWGLLTTPMLVVLHETFPQHTFLMNGLIQGVKGFLSFMCAPLIGALSDVYGRKSFLLITVFFTCAPIPLMRISPWWYFAMISVSGAFSVTFSVIFAYVADITQEHERSTAYGLVSATFAASLVTSPAIGAYISTFYGDNLVVLLATVVALLDICFILLVVPESLRDKMRPNFWGAQISWEQADPFSSLKKIGKDTTVLLICITVFFSYLPEAGQYSSFFLYLKQIIGFNQGSIAAFIAVVGILSIVAQTVFLSILMRSIGNKNTVLLGLGFQMFQLAWYGFGSQPWMMWAAGAVAAMSSITFPAVSALISRCAESDQQGVAQGMVTGIRGLCNGLGPALYGFVFFLFHVELGGLVPVPSTDDKTTSKDTGEEGAVVPGPPFLFGAIAVLLAFLVALFIPEHSNHSKNLIGGKQGISGNSQTNNADRGGNEDIEPLLQDTSV